The following are encoded in a window of Haloarcula laminariae genomic DNA:
- the queC gene encoding 7-cyano-7-deazaguanine synthase QueC, with translation MTTNDTRAVVLASGGMDSATAAYEAQARGYEELYLLHTSYGQNTEQREFECARALADHVDAADFCHVETSHLQRIGGSSLTDDGMDVAEADTDSDEIPSSYVPFRNANLLSMAVSYAEASDCGAVFIGAHSEDFSGYPDCRPAFFEAFQQVVDVGTKPETDIELVAPFVEWSKTDIAERGLELGVPYADTWSCYRSDEPACGTCDACAFRLQAFQALGERDPIEYERRPDY, from the coding sequence ATGACAACCAACGACACCCGCGCTGTCGTGCTCGCCTCGGGCGGCATGGACAGCGCCACGGCGGCGTACGAGGCACAGGCACGCGGCTACGAGGAGCTGTATCTCCTGCATACGAGCTACGGCCAGAACACCGAACAGCGCGAGTTCGAGTGCGCCCGCGCCCTGGCCGACCACGTCGACGCGGCCGACTTCTGTCACGTCGAGACGAGCCACCTCCAGCGGATAGGGGGGTCGTCGCTCACCGACGACGGGATGGACGTCGCCGAGGCCGACACCGACAGCGACGAGATACCCAGCTCCTACGTCCCCTTCCGGAACGCGAACCTGCTGTCGATGGCGGTGTCCTACGCCGAGGCCAGCGACTGCGGCGCGGTCTTCATCGGCGCCCACAGCGAGGACTTCTCGGGCTATCCCGACTGCCGACCCGCCTTCTTCGAGGCCTTCCAGCAGGTCGTCGACGTGGGGACGAAACCGGAGACGGACATCGAACTGGTCGCGCCCTTCGTCGAGTGGTCCAAGACCGACATCGCCGAGCGGGGCCTGGAACTGGGTGTCCCCTACGCCGACACGTGGAGCTGCTACCGCAGCGACGAGCCCGCGTGTGGCACCTGCGATGCCTGCGCGTTCCGGCTGCAGGCGTTCCAGGCGCTCGGGGAGCGCGACCCCATCGAGTACGAGCGGCGGCCGGACTACTGA
- a CDS encoding methylglyoxal synthase — protein MTRVALIAHDDEKPTMIDLVEEYEDVLATFDLVATGTTGQRIATETGLDIERKESGPIGGDTQIGAEVVEGEVDGVVFLQDPMTAQPHEPDIGALVRICDVHDVPLATCRSAGEYIIEGLARDDGVQ, from the coding sequence GTGACACGAGTCGCGCTCATCGCCCACGACGACGAGAAGCCGACGATGATAGACCTCGTCGAGGAGTACGAGGACGTGCTCGCGACGTTCGACCTGGTCGCGACGGGGACGACAGGCCAGCGCATCGCGACCGAGACGGGCCTGGACATCGAACGCAAGGAGAGCGGCCCCATCGGCGGGGACACCCAGATCGGTGCGGAGGTCGTCGAGGGGGAGGTAGACGGCGTCGTCTTCCTCCAGGACCCGATGACGGCCCAGCCACACGAGCCCGACATCGGCGCCCTGGTGCGTATCTGTGACGTCCACGACGTTCCCCTGGCCACCTGCCGGTCCGCGGGCGAGTACATCATCGAGGGACTCGCCCGCGACGACGGCGTTCAGTAG
- a CDS encoding helix-turn-helix domain-containing protein, with amino-acid sequence MTAPENQAAWLDCFAGEPDIDYPPPDDLFRALANRKRRRLLAALPAESTTTLDELTDIILGWYDAGDGPADADERAKVRIELVHAHLPLLADAGLVTREDGGITRPAYSEPVEKLVAFADEYDAVVEPESRC; translated from the coding sequence ATGACCGCTCCAGAGAACCAAGCGGCCTGGTTAGACTGTTTCGCCGGCGAGCCCGACATCGACTATCCGCCCCCCGACGACCTGTTCAGGGCGCTGGCCAACCGCAAGCGCCGACGGCTGCTGGCGGCGCTCCCGGCCGAATCGACGACAACGCTCGACGAACTCACGGACATCATCCTCGGCTGGTACGACGCCGGCGACGGTCCCGCCGACGCCGACGAGCGGGCGAAAGTCAGAATCGAACTCGTCCACGCGCATCTCCCGCTGCTCGCCGACGCCGGGCTGGTCACCCGCGAGGACGGGGGGATAACGCGTCCCGCGTATTCGGAACCGGTCGAGAAACTGGTGGCGTTCGCCGACGAGTACGACGCGGTGGTGGAACCCGAGTCCCGTTGTTGA
- a CDS encoding metal-dependent hydrolase: protein MMALTHGAASVALVALATPILGDYAGPPLLLAALVGGLAPDVDLLADHRKSLHYPVGYSVFALGALGGLLATGAAPLALAAVAVGAAALHAWSDALAGSVEAEPWNPTTERAVYNHALGRWHRPRRYVRYSGAPEDGLLALAAAGVAIASPATGPTAEAGLWWLAAVAAGYALTRRRLAGLPGSVASLLPPRLVGALPSVRVDETDSGATTLSIRFRP from the coding sequence ATGATGGCCCTGACCCACGGCGCCGCGAGCGTGGCGCTGGTCGCGCTCGCCACGCCGATTTTGGGCGACTACGCCGGTCCGCCGCTGCTGCTGGCGGCGCTGGTCGGCGGACTGGCCCCCGACGTGGACCTGCTGGCCGACCACCGGAAGAGCCTCCACTACCCCGTGGGCTACAGCGTCTTCGCGCTCGGCGCGCTGGGCGGCCTGCTCGCGACCGGCGCGGCGCCGCTCGCGCTCGCCGCCGTCGCCGTCGGGGCGGCGGCGCTCCACGCGTGGTCGGACGCCCTCGCCGGCAGCGTCGAGGCCGAACCCTGGAACCCGACCACCGAGCGGGCGGTGTACAACCACGCCCTCGGTCGCTGGCACCGGCCCCGCCGGTACGTCCGCTACTCGGGCGCGCCGGAGGACGGCCTGCTCGCGCTCGCGGCCGCCGGGGTCGCTATCGCGTCGCCCGCGACCGGGCCGACCGCCGAGGCCGGGCTCTGGTGGCTCGCCGCCGTCGCCGCCGGCTACGCCCTCACGCGGCGACGGCTGGCGGGCCTCCCGGGCAGCGTCGCCTCGCTGCTCCCGCCGCGGCTGGTCGGGGCGCTCCCGTCGGTCCGCGTCGACGAGACCGACAGCGGCGCGACGACGCTGTCTATCCGATTCAGGCCCTGA
- a CDS encoding rhodanese-like domain-containing protein — MDGEIGTEEMRELLDADDARIIDIRSPAAFRRGHIPGSENVPLGSLVDSVERFDDVERVVTVCPKGKSSVQAARLIASYEGFTGRVESFEPGLSGWDGPFDDGNNGADANTTRADSGAGADTTRADSGEGENADEGPDAPF, encoded by the coding sequence ATGGACGGCGAAATCGGGACCGAGGAGATGCGGGAGTTGCTCGACGCCGACGACGCGCGGATAATCGACATCCGCTCGCCGGCGGCGTTCCGACGGGGCCACATCCCCGGGAGCGAGAACGTCCCGCTCGGCTCACTGGTCGACAGCGTCGAGCGGTTCGACGACGTGGAGCGGGTCGTCACGGTCTGTCCGAAGGGGAAGTCAAGCGTCCAGGCCGCCCGGCTCATCGCGTCGTACGAGGGCTTTACCGGCCGCGTCGAGAGCTTCGAGCCCGGGCTGTCGGGCTGGGACGGACCGTTCGACGACGGTAATAACGGGGCGGACGCAAACACGACGCGCGCCGACAGCGGGGCGGGCGCAGACACGACGCGCGCCGACAGCGGGGAGGGCGAGAACGCCGACGAGGGGCCGGACGCGCCGTTTTAG
- a CDS encoding helix-turn-helix domain-containing protein: MIVTFHIETGFLRAAAGRLPDGAVSIQRLHRIDGGCRASVWVDVADRDTVDAALAGDDTAGPTSHLGPEAEGHWYVITTADEPLDAMSRGLLTADGMLVRADLVDGEWVVQARFPDRSSLLTFREDLVADGFDVEVKRMREDEDEASTQFGVTDPQREVLLLALERGYYTVPRNASLSDLAAQLDISSQAASERLRRGTQTLVANTLAAPARPSIGSRQH; the protein is encoded by the coding sequence GTGATAGTCACATTTCACATAGAGACAGGGTTCCTTCGAGCGGCCGCGGGTCGACTACCCGACGGCGCCGTCTCGATACAGCGCCTCCACCGCATCGACGGCGGCTGCCGGGCGTCGGTCTGGGTCGATGTGGCCGACCGCGACACCGTCGACGCGGCGCTGGCCGGCGACGACACCGCCGGCCCGACGTCGCATCTGGGGCCGGAAGCAGAGGGTCACTGGTACGTTATCACGACGGCCGACGAGCCGCTGGACGCCATGAGCCGCGGTCTCCTCACGGCCGACGGGATGTTGGTCCGGGCGGACCTGGTCGACGGCGAGTGGGTCGTCCAGGCCCGGTTCCCCGACCGGAGCTCCCTGCTCACGTTCCGCGAGGACCTCGTCGCCGACGGCTTCGACGTGGAAGTAAAGCGGATGCGCGAGGACGAGGACGAGGCGTCGACGCAGTTCGGCGTGACCGACCCACAGCGGGAGGTCCTGTTGCTCGCGCTGGAACGGGGCTACTACACCGTCCCGCGCAACGCCTCGCTGTCGGACCTCGCCGCGCAGCTTGACATCTCCAGCCAGGCCGCCTCCGAGCGACTCCGGCGGGGCACACAGACGCTCGTCGCGAACACGCTCGCCGCGCCCGCCCGTCCCTCCATCGGCTCGCGCCAGCACTGA
- a CDS encoding aminopeptidase — protein sequence MDDRVRDHASTLVEWSARIEAGDDVVVEVGEGAHELGVAVAEQLGEKDANLLSTYRSPELQRAYLTAHDGEFERDPAYELALYERADSVLILKGSNNTAGSADVPGDVRRAHSKARQDIREARLDTDWVSTQHPTRAMAQQAGMSYEAYQEFVYDATLRDWEALADEQARLKDILDAGETVRIRSAGTDLTLDIGGRTAVNSAASVAYDSHNLPSGEVFTAPADTAGVVTFDVPMTIQGRRVRDVKLTFKDGVVVDFEAEQGADVVEEVLETDGGSRRLGELGIGMNRGVDRVTDNILFDEKMGGTVHLALGRAYDACLPAGEAGNDSAVHEDLITTMGEGSLLEVDGETVQEDGRFVWE from the coding sequence ATGGACGACCGCGTACGCGACCACGCCAGCACGCTCGTCGAGTGGAGCGCCCGCATCGAGGCCGGCGACGACGTCGTCGTCGAGGTCGGCGAGGGCGCCCACGAGCTGGGCGTCGCCGTGGCCGAGCAACTGGGCGAGAAAGACGCGAACCTGCTGTCGACGTACCGCTCGCCGGAGCTCCAGCGGGCCTACCTCACCGCTCACGACGGCGAGTTCGAGCGCGACCCGGCCTACGAACTGGCGCTGTACGAACGCGCCGACAGCGTTCTGATTCTGAAGGGGTCGAACAACACCGCCGGGAGCGCCGACGTGCCCGGCGACGTTCGCCGGGCCCACTCGAAGGCCCGACAGGACATCCGGGAGGCCCGCCTCGACACCGACTGGGTCTCCACGCAACATCCGACGCGGGCGATGGCTCAGCAGGCCGGGATGTCCTACGAGGCGTATCAGGAGTTCGTCTACGACGCGACCCTGCGCGACTGGGAAGCGCTGGCCGACGAGCAAGCCCGACTGAAGGACATCCTCGACGCGGGCGAGACGGTCCGCATCCGCTCGGCGGGGACGGACCTCACGCTCGATATCGGCGGACGAACCGCGGTCAACTCCGCGGCCAGCGTCGCCTACGACTCGCATAACCTCCCGTCGGGGGAGGTCTTCACCGCGCCCGCCGACACCGCCGGCGTCGTCACCTTCGACGTGCCGATGACGATACAGGGCCGCCGGGTCCGGGACGTGAAGCTGACCTTCAAGGACGGCGTCGTGGTCGACTTCGAGGCCGAGCAGGGCGCCGACGTCGTCGAGGAGGTCCTGGAGACCGACGGCGGCTCGCGCCGGCTGGGCGAACTCGGCATCGGGATGAACCGCGGCGTCGACCGCGTCACCGACAACATCCTCTTCGACGAGAAGATGGGCGGGACCGTCCACCTCGCGCTGGGCCGGGCCTACGACGCCTGCCTGCCGGCGGGCGAGGCGGGCAACGACAGCGCGGTCCACGAGGACCTCATCACGACGATGGGGGAGGGGTCGCTGCTGGAGGTCGACGGCGAGACGGTACAGGAAGACGGGCGGTTCGTCTGGGAGTGA
- a CDS encoding DUF5809 family protein, with the protein METEGQFSPTTAAAARDRYESLGSTAQVVVKEVAKAMGLDADEYRERVTGEVVETARDVLFAESLSVTVGSREEFEAWRADADHAVEVIGSENVDNVVWHAPDFADEAVAATYQSEREAAVGTLRRQAFGRIYSEVV; encoded by the coding sequence ATGGAGACCGAGGGGCAGTTCTCGCCGACGACAGCCGCCGCGGCGCGTGACCGCTACGAGTCGCTTGGCTCGACCGCACAGGTCGTCGTCAAGGAAGTCGCGAAGGCGATGGGGCTCGACGCCGACGAGTACCGGGAGCGGGTCACCGGCGAGGTCGTCGAGACGGCCCGCGACGTGCTCTTCGCCGAGTCGCTTTCGGTCACGGTCGGCAGCCGCGAGGAGTTCGAGGCGTGGCGGGCCGACGCCGACCACGCCGTCGAGGTGATCGGGTCGGAGAACGTCGACAACGTCGTCTGGCACGCGCCCGACTTCGCCGACGAGGCCGTCGCGGCGACCTACCAGTCCGAGCGCGAGGCCGCCGTCGGCACCCTCCGGCGGCAGGCCTTCGGGCGCATCTACAGCGAGGTCGTCTGA
- a CDS encoding 2Fe-2S iron-sulfur cluster-binding protein: MVSFVGVLSGLSLTLIVVALHYAKGTGWEASEDISQEVLEQRAATVPETDFPEPYNRSIGGGGAAAIPAGEAEGELGEAEEAEEDAGFDPDDIAEDEVEYYEIEFAKEGETIEVASNENLLEAGEDEGWDLPYACREGQCISCAGQISDGPAEEYVRHSNNDSLMDDDMEEGYCLTCVAYPTQEFTLETSESP, encoded by the coding sequence ATGGTATCATTCGTAGGCGTCCTTTCCGGGCTCTCGCTTACCCTCATCGTCGTAGCCCTACACTACGCGAAGGGGACCGGCTGGGAGGCTTCGGAGGACATCTCGCAGGAGGTCCTCGAACAGCGCGCCGCGACGGTGCCGGAGACCGACTTCCCGGAGCCGTACAACCGTTCCATCGGCGGCGGCGGCGCGGCGGCCATCCCGGCCGGCGAGGCCGAGGGCGAACTCGGCGAGGCCGAGGAAGCGGAGGAAGACGCCGGCTTCGACCCGGACGACATCGCCGAGGACGAGGTCGAGTACTACGAAATCGAGTTCGCGAAGGAGGGCGAGACCATCGAGGTCGCCAGCAACGAGAACCTGCTGGAGGCCGGCGAGGACGAGGGCTGGGACCTCCCCTACGCCTGCCGCGAGGGCCAGTGTATCTCCTGTGCCGGGCAGATATCCGACGGGCCGGCGGAGGAGTACGTCCGCCACAGCAACAACGACTCCCTGATGGACGACGACATGGAGGAGGGCTACTGCCTGACCTGTGTGGCCTACCCCACCCAGGAGTTCACGCTCGAAACCAGCGAGTCGCCGTAA
- a CDS encoding NUDIX hydrolase, which translates to MSRDPTHEWPVLESAAEYETGWYTGGYDRVRQPDGSEKKYYWADLPDAVVVVARTGDELVFVDQYRPTVRQQCLELPAGIVEDGESYTTAGARELREETGFEPAGVSLLESFDCATGVMRHRRAIVFAEGLTPTEQELDDNEFLSVTTVPIDDALAVARREPANDATIEGVLLAQAEGLI; encoded by the coding sequence ATGAGCCGCGACCCGACCCACGAGTGGCCCGTTCTCGAATCGGCGGCCGAGTACGAGACCGGCTGGTACACCGGCGGCTACGACCGCGTGCGCCAGCCCGACGGCTCCGAGAAGAAGTACTACTGGGCCGACCTGCCCGACGCCGTCGTCGTCGTCGCCCGCACCGGCGACGAGCTGGTCTTCGTCGACCAGTACCGCCCGACCGTCCGCCAGCAGTGTCTCGAACTCCCCGCCGGCATCGTCGAGGACGGGGAGTCCTACACGACCGCCGGCGCCAGGGAGCTCCGCGAGGAAACCGGCTTCGAGCCGGCGGGCGTCTCGCTGCTGGAGTCGTTCGACTGTGCGACCGGCGTCATGCGCCACCGGCGGGCCATCGTCTTCGCCGAGGGGCTCACGCCGACCGAACAGGAGCTGGACGACAACGAGTTCCTCTCGGTGACGACGGTCCCCATCGACGACGCGCTGGCCGTCGCCAGGCGCGAGCCGGCCAACGACGCCACCATCGAGGGCGTCCTGCTCGCACAGGCCGAGGGACTCATCTGA
- the cmk gene encoding (d)CMP kinase — protein MSEQGYGTPLIDTNLFITVSGPPGCGASTLCTRLAEAMDCPYVAGGDIFRDIAEERDMTITQLSAEAQESDEIDRALDQRLRSIAEQWGTANKPFILESRLAGWLAGDRADLRIYLDAPEDVRMDRIRDREETAAEMGVREVGEAGRYESYYEIDVDDLELYDLHLNTARWSQGGVFELVRTAIEEYDPEADEGAFGTTPVDIEA, from the coding sequence ATGAGCGAACAAGGCTACGGGACACCGCTGATAGACACGAACCTGTTCATCACCGTGTCGGGCCCGCCCGGCTGTGGCGCGTCGACGCTGTGTACCCGCCTCGCAGAGGCGATGGACTGCCCGTACGTCGCCGGCGGCGACATCTTCCGGGACATCGCCGAGGAGCGGGACATGACTATCACCCAGCTGAGCGCGGAAGCACAGGAGTCCGACGAGATAGACCGGGCCCTGGACCAGCGGCTCCGGAGCATCGCCGAGCAGTGGGGGACGGCGAACAAACCCTTCATCCTCGAATCGCGCCTGGCCGGCTGGCTGGCCGGCGACCGCGCGGACCTGCGTATCTACCTCGACGCCCCCGAAGACGTGCGGATGGACCGCATCAGGGACCGCGAGGAGACCGCCGCCGAGATGGGCGTCCGCGAGGTCGGCGAGGCCGGGCGCTACGAGTCGTACTACGAGATAGACGTGGATGACCTGGAGCTGTACGACCTCCACCTGAACACCGCCCGGTGGAGCCAGGGCGGCGTCTTCGAACTCGTCCGGACGGCCATCGAGGAGTACGACCCCGAGGCGGACGAGGGCGCGTTCGGGACCACCCCGGTCGACATCGAAGCGTAA
- the rimI gene encoding ribosomal protein S18-alanine N-acetyltransferase — MTTVSSDGPETPSDIRIRTAERADLLGVHRIEQSVFPQPWPFSALESYLGEAGFLVAETDADDARVAGYVIADTVPNHGTPLGHVKDLAVRDDCRREGVATALLRRALELLSSVGVASVKLEVRADNEGALRLYRQFGFEHRRTIPNYYSNGEDALVMVRLLSNST; from the coding sequence GTGACGACGGTGTCGTCGGACGGGCCCGAGACCCCCTCCGACATCCGGATTCGCACGGCCGAACGGGCGGACCTGCTGGGGGTACACCGCATCGAGCAGTCGGTGTTTCCACAGCCCTGGCCGTTCTCGGCGCTGGAGAGCTATCTGGGGGAGGCGGGCTTTCTCGTCGCCGAGACCGACGCCGACGACGCTCGGGTCGCCGGCTACGTCATCGCCGACACGGTGCCGAACCACGGGACGCCGCTGGGCCACGTCAAGGACCTGGCTGTCCGTGACGACTGTCGGCGCGAGGGCGTGGCGACGGCGCTCCTGCGGCGGGCGCTCGAACTGCTCTCGTCGGTCGGCGTGGCGTCAGTCAAGCTGGAAGTGCGGGCCGACAACGAGGGCGCGCTCCGCCTCTATCGCCAGTTCGGCTTCGAACACCGCCGGACCATCCCGAACTACTACAGCAACGGCGAGGACGCCCTGGTGATGGTCCGGCTGCTATCGAATTCGACCTGA
- a CDS encoding 6-pyruvoyl trahydropterin synthase family protein yields MPQRISQSADPVAAAGERALVVGGDRPIRISAGHRLMHHDGKCSRPHGHNYEVTVRVTGELTDEGWVVDKGDVTTVIDEWDHRFLVERGDPLVEAFEASGDGDALVVLDHPPTAEVMAAILEERLTARLPDTVSDVRVTVRETSELCTR; encoded by the coding sequence ATGCCCCAGCGAATATCACAGTCGGCCGACCCGGTCGCGGCGGCGGGCGAGCGGGCGCTCGTCGTCGGTGGCGACCGGCCAATCCGCATCTCGGCGGGCCACCGGCTCATGCACCACGACGGGAAGTGCTCGCGCCCGCACGGCCACAACTACGAGGTCACCGTTCGTGTGACGGGCGAACTCACCGACGAGGGGTGGGTCGTCGACAAGGGCGACGTGACGACCGTCATCGACGAGTGGGACCACCGGTTCCTGGTCGAACGGGGTGACCCGCTGGTCGAGGCCTTCGAGGCGAGCGGCGACGGCGACGCCCTGGTGGTGCTCGACCACCCGCCGACGGCGGAGGTGATGGCCGCCATCCTCGAAGAGCGGCTGACGGCCCGGCTCCCCGACACTGTCTCCGATGTGCGCGTGACGGTGCGGGAGACGAGCGAGCTCTGTACCCGCTGA
- a CDS encoding HalOD1 output domain-containing protein, translating to MNSENGTVYMIRGHDSDEWVSPEPAEAVITEALFDATDLTEDDIDYIGSYVDAAKLRAVVGDGDDDTVTFDIEGREVTVTAGGDVTVA from the coding sequence ATGAACTCGGAGAACGGGACAGTGTACATGATACGGGGTCACGACAGCGACGAGTGGGTCAGCCCCGAGCCGGCCGAGGCCGTCATCACCGAGGCGCTGTTCGACGCGACCGACCTCACGGAGGACGACATCGACTACATCGGGTCGTACGTCGACGCGGCGAAGCTGCGAGCGGTCGTCGGCGACGGCGACGACGACACCGTTACCTTCGACATCGAGGGCAGGGAGGTCACCGTGACCGCTGGCGGCGACGTGACGGTGGCATAA
- the gnd gene encoding phosphogluconate dehydrogenase (NAD(+)-dependent, decarboxylating), whose amino-acid sequence MELGVIGLGRMGRIVVDRALGAGHDVVVFDIDEQSVADAADAGARPADSIPDLAESLSGDKRIWLMVPAGDPVDAALDELDPYVDRNDIVVDGGNSHFEDSIRRAAKTEAAYLDCGTSGGPAGAELGFSLMVGGKQWAYDELVPVFDAVATGPDGHDRMGPSGSGHYVKMVHNGVEYALMQTYGEGFELLANGRYDLDLEAVANTWNNGAVIRSWLLELCEEAFREEGNDLGDVADRVEGGSTGTWTVQEALEQEVPVPLIYQALGERFGSRADDGRFSRRLASRLRYGFGRHEVPRRE is encoded by the coding sequence ATGGAACTCGGCGTCATCGGACTCGGACGGATGGGGCGTATCGTCGTCGACCGCGCGCTCGGGGCGGGACACGACGTGGTCGTCTTCGATATCGACGAACAATCCGTGGCGGACGCGGCCGACGCCGGCGCGCGCCCGGCCGACTCTATCCCGGACCTCGCCGAGTCGCTGTCGGGCGACAAGCGCATCTGGCTGATGGTGCCGGCGGGCGACCCCGTCGACGCGGCGCTGGACGAGCTCGACCCCTACGTCGACCGCAACGACATCGTCGTCGACGGCGGCAACTCCCACTTCGAGGACTCGATTCGGCGGGCGGCGAAGACCGAGGCGGCGTATCTCGACTGTGGCACCTCCGGCGGCCCCGCCGGCGCGGAACTGGGCTTCTCGCTGATGGTCGGCGGCAAGCAGTGGGCTTACGACGAGCTCGTTCCCGTCTTCGACGCCGTCGCCACCGGACCGGACGGCCACGACCGCATGGGGCCGTCCGGGTCGGGCCACTACGTGAAGATGGTCCACAACGGCGTCGAGTACGCGCTGATGCAGACCTACGGCGAGGGGTTCGAACTGCTGGCCAACGGCCGCTACGACCTCGACCTCGAAGCGGTCGCGAACACCTGGAACAACGGCGCGGTCATCCGCTCGTGGCTGCTGGAGCTGTGCGAGGAGGCGTTCCGCGAGGAGGGCAACGACCTCGGCGACGTGGCCGACCGCGTCGAGGGCGGTTCGACGGGCACCTGGACCGTCCAGGAGGCGCTCGAACAGGAGGTTCCGGTGCCGCTCATCTACCAGGCGCTGGGCGAGCGCTTCGGCTCGCGGGCCGACGACGGCCGCTTCTCCCGCCGGCTGGCCAGCCGGCTTCGGTACGGGTTCGGGCGCCACGAGGTCCCGCGTCGGGAGTGA
- a CDS encoding 7-carboxy-7-deazaguanine synthase QueE yields MPVASDTDGLDGTADRDSESADGDLPVNELFCSLQGEGRLSGVPSVFVRTSGCNLRCWFCDSYHTSWEPTGEWYGVADLVAAVGEYDADHVVLTGGEPLVHESSVDLLEELAARGYHTTVETNGTIYRDAPIDLASVSPKLDSSTPTPDRDPKGDGEWADRHADRRLDVETLARFVEAYDTQLKFVVTGPEDMAEIEGLVGRVRRAADVPVPDSAVLLMPEGRTREQLDETRRVVADLALEHGYRYTPRLHVDLWNDAPGT; encoded by the coding sequence ATGCCGGTCGCCAGCGACACCGACGGGCTGGACGGAACCGCCGACCGGGACAGCGAGTCGGCCGACGGGGACCTCCCCGTCAACGAGCTGTTCTGCTCGCTGCAGGGCGAGGGGCGGCTGTCGGGCGTCCCGAGCGTCTTCGTCCGCACGAGCGGCTGTAACCTCCGCTGTTGGTTCTGTGACTCCTATCACACCTCCTGGGAACCGACCGGCGAGTGGTACGGCGTCGCGGACCTCGTCGCCGCGGTCGGCGAGTACGACGCCGACCACGTCGTCCTGACCGGGGGCGAACCGCTGGTCCACGAGTCGAGCGTCGACCTGCTGGAGGAACTGGCCGCCCGGGGCTACCACACCACCGTCGAGACCAACGGGACCATCTATCGGGACGCCCCCATCGACCTGGCGAGCGTGAGCCCGAAACTCGACTCCAGCACGCCGACGCCCGACCGCGACCCGAAAGGCGACGGCGAGTGGGCCGACCGCCACGCGGACCGGCGGCTGGACGTGGAGACGCTCGCGAGGTTCGTCGAGGCGTACGACACGCAACTGAAGTTCGTCGTCACCGGGCCTGAGGACATGGCCGAAATCGAGGGGCTGGTCGGTCGCGTCCGTCGCGCGGCCGACGTGCCGGTGCCTGACAGCGCCGTCCTGCTGATGCCCGAAGGGCGGACCCGCGAGCAACTGGACGAGACCCGCCGCGTCGTCGCTGACCTGGCCCTGGAGCACGGCTACCGGTACACGCCGCGGCTCCACGTGGACCTCTGGAACGACGCGCCGGGCACCTGA
- a CDS encoding DUF5810 domain-containing protein, with translation MGYACPVCDDPQADATHLANHLAFTALTGGGDHETWLDDHVTEWGQLGEMELAERVVDHADEREFPQVFEESGVADHDHADDLPPGADSHRDRSMSDDDAAVLEEARELTKEMLDDAGAPAETDGDDAEDETE, from the coding sequence ATGGGATACGCCTGCCCGGTCTGTGACGACCCACAGGCCGACGCCACGCACCTCGCGAACCACCTCGCGTTCACCGCGCTGACCGGCGGCGGCGACCACGAGACGTGGCTGGACGACCACGTCACCGAGTGGGGCCAGCTCGGCGAGATGGAGTTGGCCGAGCGGGTGGTCGACCACGCCGACGAGCGGGAGTTCCCGCAGGTGTTCGAGGAGAGCGGCGTGGCGGACCACGACCACGCCGACGACCTGCCGCCGGGCGCCGACAGCCACCGCGACCGGTCGATGAGCGACGACGACGCCGCGGTGCTGGAGGAGGCCCGCGAACTGACAAAGGAGATGCTGGACGACGCCGGGGCACCGGCGGAGACGGACGGCGACGACGCCGAAGACGAAACCGAGTAA